From Lolium perenne isolate Kyuss_39 chromosome 5, Kyuss_2.0, whole genome shotgun sequence, a single genomic window includes:
- the LOC127301828 gene encoding uncharacterized protein, whose amino-acid sequence MVDVDHRMAGLAPAAHAAGLRRLSTRAAAGPSSASASPRHGLYSFTAVASSVLSHLRSSGVTILPGLSDAELARAEAEMGFTFPPDLRAVLALGLPSGPGFPDWRSRAGLRAAFDLPVAAASLQIARGALWPRCWGPRPADPDRARRLARSAIRRAPLLVPLFDRCYLPCRPFLAGNPVFFVTDDRVLCCGLDVVHFFTRESSFLPMDISSPLVANPTSGSGTPCTRRSLDAACGGQAPRWIEFWSDAASDRRRRDSSSSEASTASTSSSYSSSSPPRRSTPRWVDTYLDRLGSVLKQGGWRDREVDEMVEVAASGMFDGEDAPPAADAEVVLDTLLLRTDRCSDSLRRAGWSSEDVSDALGLDLRRCKEPHRNAVRVPPEIAAKVRRLARAVARS is encoded by the coding sequence ATGGTGGACGTGGACCACCGGATGGCGGGTCTAGCCCCGGCAGCGCACGCGGCCGGCCTGCGCCGCCTGTCCACACGCGCGGCAGCTGGCCCCTCCTCGGCGTCAGCGTCTCCGCGCCACGGGCTCTACTCCTTCACCGCCGTCGCCTCGTCGGTGCTCTCCCACCTCCGGTCGTCGGGGGTGACCATCCTGCCGGGCCTCTCGGACGCGGAGCTGGCCCGCGCCGAGGCCGAGATGGGCTTCACCTTCccgccggacctccgcgccgtgCTGGCGCTCGGGCTGCCCTCCGGCCCGGGGTTCCCGGACTGGCGCTCCCGCGCGGGCCTCCGCGCGGCGTTCGACCTGCCCGTGGCCGCCGCGTCCCTGCAGATCGCGCGGGGCGCGCTGTGGCCGCGGTGCTGGGGCCCGAGGCCCGCCGACCCGGACCGCGCCCGGCGGCTCGCGCGCTCCGCCATCCGCCGCGCGCCGCTGCTCGTGCCGCTCTTCGACCGCTGCTACCTGCCCTGCCGCCCCTTCCTGGCCGGCAACCCGGTCTTCTTCGTCACCGACGACCGCGTCCTCTGCTGCGGCCTCGACGTCGTCCACTTCTTCACCCGCGAGTCCTCCTTCCTGCCGATGGACATCTCCTCGCCGCTGGTGGCGAACCCCACTTCCGGTTCCGGCACGCCGTGCACGCGCCGCAGCCTCGACGCGGCCTGCGGCGGGCAGGCCCCGCGCTGGATCGAGTTCTGGAGCGACGCGGCCTCCGACCGGCGCCGCCGCGACTCGTCATCCTCGGAAGCCTCCacggcctccacctcctcctcctactcctcctcctcgccaccGCGGAGGTCGACTCCTCGCTGGGTCGACACGTACCTCGACAGGCTGGGGTCGGTGCTGAAGCAAGGCGGGTGGAGGGACCGGGAGGTGGACGAGATGGTGGAGGTGGCCGCCTCCGGGATGTTCGACGGCGAGGacgcgccgccggccgccgacGCGGAGGTCGTGCTGGACACGCTGCTGCTGAGGACGGACCGGTGCTCGGACTCGCTCAGGCGGGCCGGGTGGAGCTCCGAGGACGTGTCGGACGCGCTCGGGCTCGACCTCCGGCGCTGCAAGGAGCCGCACCGGAACGCCGTGCGGGTGCCGCCCGAGATCGCCGCCAAGGTCCGGCGCCTCGCGCGCGCGGTGGCCAGGTCCTGA